AGCATTTGAAAAAATCCTCAAACTGTGAGTTCCATTCAGAATCAGATGATTTTAAGGCTCTTTTGATAACAACCTGTTTGTCGAATAACAGGGTGGGATTTCTCCCTGCCCCGTCTTCTAGGAACCGGACAAGAATTTTTCAATTCATCCGGCTCGAGCCACTACTACCCTTTCGGGTGTCAGTTTAGAACAGAATTGGGGTTAGTGATGCGTTTCTTCCGGTGGTACTCCATGAATTTCCATTGTTCGAAATATTCTTTGTCGATAAATGGATTCTTATTAAGGCTTGCTAATCTTTGCCTAACAATTTTGGCATTGGAGAATCTTTCCAACGTCTGTAGTTCTGTGCAGAATACGTATTTTCTTTTACCGGATTTATGCCAGTATTTGGTCGTTATCCAGGTGAAGCCTTTATTTGAGTGTCTTCTTTTAGCCCAGGAGATAAGCATGTTATAGACTATTTCATCAAGTTTGTTGAAGATAGCAGAAGAAACTGCGTGATTATGATACTCTGCCCATCCCCTAATGATTGGGTTGAGGGTTTGTATCAATCGGTCTTGATCCCATGCTTTTGCTTTGTGAAGTACGTCACGGATTTTCTTGATAATTTCCTTTTGAGAGTCTTTGGATGGCTTCGGAAGGAGTTTTCCTTTATACTTCCTGAAGTTCCATCCGAGGAAATTGAACCCTTCACTAATATTGGTCACAAGAGTCTTTTCTTCGCTGAGCTTAAGTCCACGAGGATCTAAAAATGCTTGGATGACGTCGATTATTTCAAGAGCCGTTTCCGGGGAATCAGCAGTTACCACAAGGTCATCAGCAAAACGAACATAATTAACCTTGCGCCTGTTTTGATGAGATTTGTCAATTGTTCCATCTGATCTGGAGTAAAATCTCATCGCTAAGGCGTTTTCTAAGCCGTTTAAGGACATATTTCCAATTATTGGAGATATAGGCCCTCCTTGAGGTGTGCCTTTTTCGGTAGGAAACAGATGATAATTCTCGATATATCCGGCTTTTAGGAACTCTTTAAGGATTCGTTTATCAATAGGGATGTTATCAAGTATCCAGTTATGGCTGATTTCATCAAAGCAAGCTTTAATGTCACCTTCAACGATCCATTCAGGAGAAACTTTCTTGCTTAAACAGAGGTGAAGGTAGGCATAAGCATCTTTTGTAGAACGATAAGGTTTAAACCCAAACGAAGTTTTGTCACCTGCTGCAGATTCGATTGCGCCCAACACCAGAGAGTGCAAAGTTTGCATTGCTCTGTCATACATAGTTGGTATGCTAAGAGGTCGTAGTTTACCGCTCTTCTTTCGAATGTACTTCCGTGTTAATGGTTTTGCACGATAGCCTTTGTTCGTTAGTTGTAGAGCGGCACGCATCTTATCTGCCGACGATGACCAAATGATGCCATCAATTCCAGGAGTTCGACTTCCCTTGTTAGTGGTTACTTTACGTATCGAAAGAAGTTTGGCATAAAAGGACCGGGTCAGAAGACGGGAGAGTTTGTTCACGGTTTTCCAATTTCCGCTCTTAGCTGCACTTGCAATTCGAGACTGTAGGTTATTAACGACTTCTTTCACTCTTTTCCAATCAATAATTTTCCATTGTTGAGTGAGTTCTTTGTCTGTAAGGTCCGTAACCGAAGTTATCTCTGGTTCTCTTACATTCATAATTAAACAATCCCTGTTGCTTTCGTGACTAATGGCAAGTGGGCATGCTTTCGCATTGAGGCATTTTTTTCCTCTATATTCCCCATTACAGGAAACCGTTTGCTTTTTGCCAATTCCTCTGCCACCTGTGGCGTCGGTTTTCCTTGCGGAATTCCTACCTTATTAAGGACCACAAATGGTTTACCGAGTTCTATGTCATAGATAGTTGTTGGATACTTAGGAGGATCCTATAGACCGGAAGCCATATGTCCATTCGTCATGACACAACATGGAATGTCATAACCAGGCTCCTATGCCATTTTGGCTCATGCGTATTAACCTGCTTTCGCATGTTATACGTTACGATCTCTCAAACAGATCTTCACCTTTCGGTTCTCCATATATCCTTTTCCCTAGCGGTTTGGAACTGTCAGGTTCAGTTTTACACCTCATTGTCCTCTGAGCTTTGCACAGATCCGTTGCCAGAAATGCACATCAGAATAGGGACATTCTGAATGGATAGAATGGCGGGTTGTTCCGCAATCCATAGCATAACTTCTCGTCGCACCATATTATCGTATAGAATCTCCTGTGTAAATCCTCCAAAGTACTCAAAAGCATTCAGATGACACTGGATAAGAGTTGGAGTGTCTATACTCAGTGTAAATTCAACATATCTCATTCTGGAATATCCAAGAATCATGTTGAAGCAAAAGAGTTTCTTTACCTTTCCATCAACCTCAACTGTTCCTAACTCTCCCCAGTCAACCTGAGCCTGAACTCCAGGTTTTGTTTCGTAGCGAAGTATGGCGGGGACTCCCTGCTTGGGTCTTACTTCTCTT
This window of the Methanosarcina mazei S-6 genome carries:
- the ltrA gene encoding group II intron reverse transcriptase/maturase, which produces MNVREPEITSVTDLTDKELTQQWKIIDWKRVKEVVNNLQSRIASAAKSGNWKTVNKLSRLLTRSFYAKLLSIRKVTTNKGSRTPGIDGIIWSSSADKMRAALQLTNKGYRAKPLTRKYIRKKSGKLRPLSIPTMYDRAMQTLHSLVLGAIESAAGDKTSFGFKPYRSTKDAYAYLHLCLSKKVSPEWIVEGDIKACFDEISHNWILDNIPIDKRILKEFLKAGYIENYHLFPTEKGTPQGGPISPIIGNMSLNGLENALAMRFYSRSDGTIDKSHQNRRKVNYVRFADDLVVTADSPETALEIIDVIQAFLDPRGLKLSEEKTLVTNISEGFNFLGWNFRKYKGKLLPKPSKDSQKEIIKKIRDVLHKAKAWDQDRLIQTLNPIIRGWAEYHNHAVSSAIFNKLDEIVYNMLISWAKRRHSNKGFTWITTKYWHKSGKRKYVFCTELQTLERFSNAKIVRQRLASLNKNPFIDKEYFEQWKFMEYHRKKRITNPNSVLN